A single genomic interval of Pyrus communis chromosome 7, drPyrComm1.1, whole genome shotgun sequence harbors:
- the LOC137739162 gene encoding glucan endo-1,3-beta-glucosidase 12-like: MLCFSKNQSMERHVVAVLLLLSVFSSLADAASVGVNYGRIADNLPSAYKVVQLLKSQGLERVKVFDSDPAVLRALAGSDIKVTVDLPNELLSSAAKSQSFATNWVQRNVVAYHPNTQIEAIGVGNEVFVDTHNTTKFLISAMKNIHTALVHFKLESSIKVSSPIALSALQNSYPSSAGSFRPELVEPVFKPMLEFLRQTGSYLMVNCYPYFAYESNSDVIPLDYALFRENPGVVDAGNGLRYFNLFDAQIDAVFAAMSALKYDDLNMVVSETGWPSKGDSVEVGASVENAAAYNGNLVRRILTGGGTPLRPKADLTVYLFALFNEDKKFGPTSERNYGLFFPNERKVYDIPFTVEGLKNYHDRRSPVSGNQHVTAPVNGGGDMSKSLTGNTWCVANGETGKEKLQAGLDYACGEGGADCHQIQPGSACYDPNTLEAHASYAFNSYYQKKARGVGTCYFGGAAYVVSQPPKFGKCELPTGYGN; this comes from the exons ATGCTCTGCTTCTCCAAGAACCAGAGCATGGAACGCCATGTCGTCGCCGTCCTGCTCCTCCTTTCTGTCTTTTCATCTCTAGCTG ATGCGGCCTCGGTCGGAGTGAACTATGGTAGAATAGCCGACAACCTGCCGTCGGCGTACAAGGTGGTGCAGCTTCTGAAGTCACAAGGCTTGGAGCGGGTCAAGGTCTTCGACTCCGACCCGGCCGTGCTCCGTGCCCTAGCTGGATCCGACATCAAGGTCACCGTCGACCTGCCCAACGAGCTCCTCTCCTCCGCCGCCAAGTCTCAGTCTTTCGCTACCAACTGGGTCCAGCGAAACGTTGTCGCTTACCACCCCAACACCCAGATTGAAGCTATCGGCGTCGGCAATGAGGTCTTCGTTGACACCCACAACACCACCAAGTTCCTCATCTCCGCTATGAAAAACATCCACACCGCCCTCGTCCACTTCAAGCTCGAGTCCTCCATCAAGGTCTCCTCCCCCATTGCCCTCAGCGCCCTGCAAAACTCCTACCCATCTTCCGCCGGCTCATTCCGACCTGAACTCGTTGAACCCGTTTTCAAGCCCATGCTAGAGTTCCTTCGTCAAACCGGGTCCTATCTCATGGTCAACTGCTACCCCTACTTCGCTTACGAGTCAAACTCTGACGTCATCCCCTTGGACTATGCCCTCTTCCGTGAAAACCCTGGAGTCGTCGACGCTGGCAACGGCCTCCGTTACTTCAACCTCTTCGACGCCCAGATCGACGCTGTTTTCGCCGCCATGTCGGCGTTGAAGTACGACGACCTCAACATGGTTGTGTCGGAAACGGGGTGGCCGTCCAAAGGTGACTCGGTTGAAGTAGGCGCGAGTGTGGAGAACGCAGCCGCCTACAACGGCAACCTCGTCCGTCGGATATTGACCGGCGGGGGGACCCCCTTGAGGCCGAAAGCAGATCTGACCGTATATCTCTTCGCTCTATTCAACGAGGACAAGAAATTCGGTCCCACATCAGAGAGAAACTACGGGCTCTTCTTCCCCAACGAGCGGAAGGTGTACGACATACCGTTTACCGTCGAAGGACTAAAGAACTACCACGACCGCCGGTCGCCGGTATCCGGAAACCAGCATGTGACTGCTCCGGTCAACGGGGGAGGGGACATGTCGAAGAGCTTGACCGGGAACACGTGGTGCGTGGCGAATGGGGAGACCGGGAAGGAGAAGCTGCAGGCGGGACTAGACTACGCTTGCGGTGAGGGCGGGGCGGACTGCCATCAGATCCAGCCGGGGTCCGCGTGTTATGATCCTAACACCCTGGAGGCCCACGCCTCATACGCTTTCAACAGTTACTACCAAAAGAAGGCACGTGGAGTCGGCACGTGCTATTTTGGCGGGGCGGCCTATGTTGTCTCTCAACCACCCA AGTTTGGGAAATGTGAGCTGCCGACTGGGTACGGAAACTGA